A DNA window from Enoplosus armatus isolate fEnoArm2 chromosome 9, fEnoArm2.hap1, whole genome shotgun sequence contains the following coding sequences:
- the drd2l gene encoding dopamine receptor D2 like → MTLLNESGETSPPSFPLSSLEHNFSVFVTHDPSYSPISFPTSSSLTSSNCTSTPSASSPPYNFYAVLLVLLIFCVVFGNVLVCVAVSRERALQTTTNYLIVSLAVSDLLLATLVMPWGVYLEVVGEWRFSLIHCDILLTLDVMMCTASILNLCAISIDRYTAVAMPMLYNTRYSSRRRVAVMIAVVWFLSFAISCPLLFGLNNTASREGTTCSFADPAFVVYSSVASFYVPFIVTLLVYAQICVVLRKRGRRTAPPRRHGLHTQGGAEAGEGHRHRKNKCTQPEDVKLCTLILRPATAGPQRKKVTLVKEAVVHPLEVEPGQFLPQTEQSLAPPLAPQASSHSGRARISLAISVGPAPVLPSTVTRSALTPRPPTLEDGMRGREGWRERSGGRERWGVTKDRVRGRLSQQKERKATQMLAIVLGVFIICWLPFFLTHVLKAHCRSCCISPSLYSAVTWLGYLNSAVNPVIYTTFNIEFRKAFIKILHC, encoded by the exons ATGACTTTACTCAACGAGTCAGGCGagacctcccctccctccttccctctctcctcccttgagcacaatttctctgtctttgtcacccATGACCCTTCATACTCCCCCATATCcttccccacctcctcctcgcTGACGTCCTCCAACTGCACCAGCACTCCGTCAGCCTCATCGCCTCCGTACAACTTCTACGCGGTGCTGCTGGTGCTCCTGATCTTCTGCGTGGTGTTCGGTAACGTGCTGGTGTGCGTGGCAGTGTCTCGGGAGCGCGCTCTGCAGACCACCACCAACTACCTCATTGTCTCGCTGGCCGTGTCCGACCTGCTGCTGGCCACGCTGGTCATGCCCTGGGGCGTCTacctggag gTGGTGGGAGAGTGGCGCTTCAGTCTCATCCACTGTGACATCCTGCTCACCCTGGACGTCATGATGTGCACCGCCAGCATCCTCAACCTCTGTGCCATCAGTATCGACAG ATACACAGCGGTGGCCATGCCGATGCTCTACAACACCAGATACAGTTCCAGGAGGAGAGTGGCAGTGATGATTGCTGTGGTGTGGTTCCTCTCTTTTGCCATCTCCTGCCCTTTACTGTTTGGACTCAACAACACTG CCAGCCGGGAAGGCACCACATGCAGCTTTGCCGATCCGGCCTTCGTGGTGTACTCATCTGTGGCCTCCTTCTACGTTCCCTTCATCGTAACTTTGCTGGTGTACGCGCAGATCTGCGTGGTGCTGCGCAAACGAGGCAGACGCACCGCCCCGCCGCGCAGACATGGTCTGCACACACAAGGCGGGGCTGAGGCAGGAGAAGGTCACCGACACAGGAAG AATAAGTGTACGCAACCAGAGGATGTGAAGTTGTGCACCCTGATCCTGAGGCCCGCCACCGCTGGCCCACAGCGCAAGAAAGTG ACCCTTGTAAAGGAGGCGGTGGTTCACCCTCTCGAGGTGGAGCCAGGTCAGTTCCTGCCGCAGACCGAGCAGAGCCTGGCTCCTCCTCTTGCCCCCCAAGCTTCCTCCCACTCGGGACGGGCCAGGATCTCCCTGGCCATCTCAGTTGGACCTGCCCCGGTTCTTCCCTCAACCGTGACTCGATCTGCCCTGACGCCTCGCCCCCCCACCCTCGAGGACGGCATGAGGGGCcgtgagggatggagggagcgcagcggaggcagagagagatggggggtcACCAAAGACAGGGTGAGAGGGAGGCTGTCGCAGCAGAAGGAGCGGAAGGCGACACAGATGCTGGCTATTGTGCTCG GTGTGTTCATTATCTGCTGGCTGCCTTTCTTCCTGACCCACGTTTTGAAGGCCcactgcaggagctgctgtATCTCGCCCTCACTGTACAGCGCAGTCACCTGGCTGGGATACCTCAACAGCGCCGTCAACCCTGTCATCTACACCACTTTCAACATTGAGTTTCGCAAAGCCTTCATCAAGATCCTGCACTGCTGA